TTACTTTTAAACTGGAAGAGGGAAAATTCGTAAAGAATACAACACTGGAAGTCCTGAGAAAGGGTTTAAAGAATTTAAAGAAATTTGATTTTTCCCAGATAGAAAACTATGAAAACTTTAAAAACTCCGGAATTTTTTACGAAAATAAAGTACTGAAAGCCATTATAAAGAATTCCATAGACGACCTGAAAGTAGACCTCAAGTATAAAGCACTAATCAAACAGGACAAGGAAATCTTAGAGTTTATAAACTTCCTCCAGATGTACGCCTTGGAAAATCCGAGGTCTATCTTGCTTCCTTTTAAACTCCAAGACTTTGAAGGCTTCTTATCCATAAAGGTAAAAGAATTTTACGAGGTATTTGTCCACATAAATACGGAAAAATATTCCCTTAATATATCCTTTTTCGTAGAGAAGAACCTAAACTTTTCCGAAGTGGAAATCTCTTCCAATAGCGAGGAAGTTTTACAGAGACTTGAAAGTCTGAAAGACGATATCAGGAAGATTTTTAACGTGCCCATACGGAGTTTCAATTTTCTTTTAAAGGAAAATGTAAAAGAAGAAGTATTAAGAGAAATCCTGAAAGAAGGAGGCTTAGATTTAAAGGTATGAACGATGAGGTGAAAAAGGCTGTTGCCCTGAAGTATAATCCGGAAGAGGATAGAGCTCCCGTAATCGTGGCAAAGGGAAGAGGTGAGGTAGCGGAGAAGATAATAAAGATCGCAAAGGAAAAGGGAATACCTATTACGGAAGACGAGAACTTGGTTGAAGCCCTTATAAAGATAGACCTTTACGAGGAAATTCCGCCTGAGCTTTACGAGGCCGTGGCGAAGGTTATAGCCTTTGTAACGCTTAAGTTAAAGGGTTTATAACTCACTTTAATACCTTTATAAAGAAATTCTTAAGCCAGTATTCGGCGATAAATATAACCTAATATTAAGGAAAATTAAATTTAAGGAGGTTGTGTGATGGCTACAATAACACCTGACAAGGTTCTCGATACTTCCGGACTTAACTGTCCTCTGCCCGTGTTAAAGACCAAGAAGGCTCTTGAAGAGCTTCAGCCCGGTCAAATCTTAGAAGTTATATCCACCGACCCAGGTTCTAAAGCGGATATTCCAGCGTTCTGTCAAAGGACTGGACACGAACTCGTAGAGATGACAGAAGAAGGAGGTAAGTACATCTACTACATAAGGAAAAAAGGATAAGGGAGGGTAAAAATGCCTACCGAGAGACTTGCGATAATAGCGACAAAGGGAACACTTGATATGGCTTACCCTCCCCTTATTCTCGCTTCCGTTGCCGCTTCTTTAGGCGTAGAAACGGCGGTATTCTTTACCTTTTACGGACTCAACATAATCCACAAGGAAAAGGTAAAACAACTCAAACTCGCTCCCATAGGAAACCCCGCCATGCCCATGGTTTTCCCAGACTCCGTTAAACAAACACCCGTGGTGGGACAGCTCGCTGGACTGATGGAAAGCATATTCCCCGGTCCTCCTCAAATAATGGGAATTATTCCCGGAATGACGAATTTCATGACAGCGATGATGAAGAAGAGACTAAAAGAAAAGGGAGTTGCCAGTATAGAAGAACTCCTGGAACTCTGCAAGGAAGCGGACGTCAAACTCATCCCCTGTCAAATGACGATGGATCTCTTCGGCTACAAGAGGGAGGACCTAATAGATGGACTTGAACCTCCCGCGGGAGCTACGGAATTCTTCAACTACGTTCTCGCTGCGGACAAACCTATGATAATATTCGTCTAAAAATACAGGGAGGTAAGAAATGGCAGGACAAGAGTTTGAAAAGCTCCTCTTTTACATCGTTACCGTTCCCTTCTTTGTAAGGGCGGAACCAACCACCGGAGAATTAATTAACCCTCAGGCTGGAGCACCCTTCTTCCTCGCAACCGCGGCAACTACCATGGACTACGAGGTTGAGATGGTCATCACTTCCGAAGCTGGATACCTTCTCATGAGGGACAACGCTAAGAAGGTAAAGGTAAGACCCGGAGTAGAACAGACGGTTTACGATTTCATCAAAATGGCAAAAGACGCGGGAGTAAAGATTTACCTCTGTACTCCATCCTTGGATCTTACGGATATATATAAGGAAGAGGACGTAAACAAGGAAATCTGCGACGGAATACTCGGCGGAGCCGCATTCTTGGACAAGTTAATGAGCGGTGAGTATGCTGTTATCACACTGTAATTTTCCTTCTTTCTTTTTTGCCCCCTTTATAAGAATATTTTTATATGACTATAAAAAAATTTTTTTGATTTCCCTCATCTACTCGTGTAACTTAAAAAGAAGAAACCTGATCAGGAGGGTTTAGGTATGGCTGAGCAAACTCAAGTTCGTAAATATGGATACAACATTCCCATCTCGGAGAAAACTCTCCAAGTTCCATGGGAAGAAAAGGTAAGAGTAATAGAAGAAGTCAAATCAGACTTCAGGTTTAAGGAGTACCTCTTCGGATGTCTCAACTGCGGAGTTTGTACGGCATCCTGCCCATCAAATAGATTCTTCGACTACTCCCCCAGAGAAATAGTTCAGAGATTCCTAGAAAATGACATAGATGTCCTCTATGACATGATGCACGAATACATATGGGCATGCTCCCAATGCTTCACGTGCTGGATAAGGTGTCCATTCGTAAACAACCCCGGCGGACTCGTCATCATAATGAGGGAAGTTGCGGTAAGAAACGCGTTTGAAGCTACTAAGGATCTCCTCAAACCCTACGGAAGAGTTCTCCTCAAAGTTATGACCACGGGTAACCAGCTGTCCGCGGACATGCTACAACCGGACTTCTTCCCCGACTGGGGACCGAAGATGCTTGACAACATGGAAAACCTCAGACCCAAGAGAATGGCTATCCCCTTCGACGTGGGTAAGTCCGTGAAGACGGCTTGGGAAGTATCCCTTCAAACTGCAATAGAGATGTACCAAATATGGAGAGACACGGGAATATTCGAAATGCTCGAAAGACTCGATCCGAACCTCTACAACGTCATAATGGACATAGTTGAAGAAAACGAAGAAAGGTGGGAAGAACTTATGGAAGAAATGGAGGAGGCTGAGGCTTAAGCTAATGAGGGGGGTTGGTGCCCCGCTCTTAAAATTAAAACTTTAAGGAGGTGTTGTTATGGCTCACAAATCTAAGAGCCCCTATCTTATGTATCCTGAAAAGGAACCTTTTCCCATATTAAATAAGCACTCTCACTACGACCACCTCTTCGAGGAAATGTATGAACTCGAAGAGAAGGGTGAGATTCTCGTCTTCAGGATAACTGAAGAGTACAGACCTAAGTACGTATACACCAGAACGGGAAGAATAAAGGTAATACCCACCAACAAGCTCTGGCACCACAAGTCCTGCGGACAGTGCGGTAACATACCCGGATACCCTGCATCCATATTCTGGTTCATGAACAAGTTCGGACTCGACTACCTCAACGAACCTCACCAAACTTCCTGTACCGCATGGAACTACCACGGTTCCGGAACTTCAAACCCTGTAGCACTCGCAGCGGTATGGCTCAGAAACATGCACCAAGCTTGGAAGACTGGATACTACCCGCTTATACACTGCGGAACGTCTTTCGGTTCTTACAAGGAAACCAGAGAACAACTCATCTTCAATAAAGAACTCAGAGAGGCTGTAAAACCCATACTCAAGAAGCTCGGAAGACTCACCGAGGACGGAAGAATAGTAATACCCCAGGAAATCGTCCACTACTCCGAATGGGTACACGCAATGAGAGACGGAAATAGCAGACCTCTACGGAAAAGGAAGGAAAGCCCAAAGGAATAGATGTTTCCAACGTAAGGGTTGCTATACACAACGCTTGCCACACCTGGAAGATGATAGCTGACGACTACCCCTACGACCCCGAAGTTTACAACGGACAAAGACCAGCAGCTTCCACAGCTGTTATAAAGAAGCTTGGAGCACAAGTAGTTGACTACTCAACCTGGTACGACTGCTGTGGGATTCGGATTCAGACACATCCTCACCGAAAGAGAATTCACCAGATCCTTTGCTATACAGAGAAAGCTCAAGGTTATAGCTGAAGAAATTAAGGCTGACGTTATCATAACCCACGACACCGGTTGTACTACCACCTTCGAAAAGAACCAGTGGATCGGAAAAGCTCACGGAATGTACTACCCCGTTGCTGTAATGTCCGACGTAATGTTCTCCGCACTCGCATGTGGAGCGCACCCATTCAAGGTAGTACAGCTCTACTGGAACTGCTCTAACTACGAACCTCTCCTCGAAAAGATGGGTATAACCAACTGGAGAGAGCTCAAGAAGGAATGGGAGGACACCGTTAAGTACATCGCAGAGCTTGAAAAACAAGGTAAGTACGACGAACTCCTCGAGTTCTTCAAGGAGTACGACCTCTACGAACCTTACAGCAAGACCTCCGACGGCTTCAAGCTCAGGAAGTCCGCTACCGCAGACCTACCCCTCTTCAAGTCATAAACACACATACATGGGGGCTCTTGCCCCCTTCTATAAATCCTTTTAGGAGGGAAAATAATGGCTAAAAGTGTGCTCGTAATTGGTGGTGGACCTGCAGGACTCGCAGCAGCGAGAACACTCGGAAAACTTGGTATTCCTACCATCTTGGTTGAAAAGGAAGGAAAACTCGGTGGTAGACCTATCCTCGAGGAGTATCACACCCTAATTCCCAGAAAAATGAAACCTCAACAAGTTCTCGGACCCTTTATCGAAGAAGTTCAAAACAATCCAAACATTGAAGTGAAACTCAACACCGAAATTGAAGCCTGTGAAGGTGAAGCTCCTAACTTCAAGGTAAAGCTTTCCAACGGTGAAACCGTTGAAGTAGGTGCGATCGTTGTAGCTACTGGATTCCAGCACTTTGACGCAAAGAGAAAAGGTGAACTCGGATACGGAATCTACCCCGACGTTATTACGAACCTCGAACTTGAGCAAATGTTCTCAAGGGAAGGAAAGCTCTATAGACCCTCAAACGGAGAACTCCCCAAGAGAGTAGCTTTCGTATTCTGCGTAGGTTCCAGAGACAGACAGCTCGGTGTTACAAATGTCCACTGCTGTAGGTACGGATGTGCACTCTCTGGACTACAAGGTTCCGAAATCAGGGAAAAGTACCCCGAAGTTGAAGTGTTCTGTTACTACATGGACGTGAGAACATACGGAACTTGGGAATACCCCTTCTACTGGGAACCGCAAGAGAAGTACGGTGTCAGGTACGTAAGGGGAAGGATTGCTGAAATAACTTACTCTCCTAAAGACGGAAGACTCAGGGTTAAGCACGAGGACACGATTGTTCAAAGACCTGCGGAAATACCCATGGATCTCGTAGTACTCGTTCTCGGAATGGAGCCCTCCGAAGGAACTAAGAAAGTGGCAAAGATACTCGGACTCGCTCAAGACCCAGACAGCCAGTTCCTCATACCTGCAGAAGACAGCGGTTCAAACATAATTTCAAACAGACCCGGAGTGTTCATAGCGGGTGCATGTAAGGGACCCATAGACATTGAGTCCTCCCTTGCGGAAGGGGAAGCTGCCGGTGCAGAAGCTGCAACATTTTTAGGAGCGAAGGTTAGCGTATGAGTGAAAGGCAAAACACGGGCGGCTTCAAGGCCGCCTCTCTTGATGAAGCTCTAATCAGGGATTACCTGATAAAGATACTAAGTGAAGGTGAAGAGTTTTTACAGGACTTTTATCAGGATGTAAAAGCTAAAAGCGAGTTCTTCCAGAAGAAACTCTCCAAGGATAACATCAAGAAATTAACCGAAAAGGACTTAGAGGAAATACTTGACAAGATATTCGCGGCGAGGAGAAAGAAAAAGAGGATTATAGAAGAAACCGGTGTGGAAAACCTCAAAGAAGCCATAAAGAAACTCCTTTACGGTGAAGAAGGCGGATTCTTAGGACTCGGAAAGAAGGAAGACAAGAGAACATGGGAAGAGAAGGTAGAAGAATTTGCACGCTCAATAAGGGGTGTTGACAAAAGGGCTGCAAAGGATATAGCGGCGGAACTTCTTCACTTTACCTTCCCCGACAAGTACATACTCTGGACGAGCTGGGTCTGGGATCCGGAAACAGAAACGGGTGCGATAGTCTTCCTGAAAGAAGAACCTCCCACGGGCGGAAAGGGAAGGAAGATGTACGGAGAGACTTACGAACAATTTGAACAAGTCTACAAACAGATAATGGAAAAGCTGCACGAGTTCGGAGTAAAGGTAAAGGACTACCTATTCGTTGACATATTCCTGGCGATGATTTACGCAACTTACGTGGATTACATGACCCTTTCTACTATGCACAGTGCTAAGGGTTTCTTCCCTCCCGCTGGAGTTATGGCGAGGAGGTTGCTCGGGGTTCACGCCCCGATTAGGTATACAGACGTTGAAGAAGTATCTTAGAGGAGGTGTGAGAGATGGCTATTCACGAGCGGTCTCTTGTAGAACCGGAGAGAATTTTAAGGAAGGATAGATTAGTTATAGACGGTATAGACGTTTCAGGAGACTGGAACCTTATAATCCTTCCCAGAACCATAGAAGATTACGACCTTTCCCTTCTCGACGAAATACTCCAGCAACCGGAAGGAAAGACTATACTCCAGTGTTACCAGTGCTCCTACTGTACCGCATCCTGTCCCGTTCACAATTACTGGGACGAGAGGTACAACCCCAGACACTTCATATACCTCGCAAGACTCGGACTCGTGGACGAGCTTCAGAAAAGGGCGGACGTAATGTGGAGATGCGTCTCCTGCCACAAGTGTACCCACAGGTGTCCCAAAGGTGTTCTCGTAGAAGAAGTTCTCAAGGCTATATTGAAAGTTCTCTCCAAGAGGGGACTCATAGAAGAGTATCCTTCCAAGAAGTTTGACAAATTCTTCCTTGAACAGGTTTACGAGTACGGAAGGATTGAAGACGGAGACCTGCTCTTCGGATGGATAGAAAAGCAGGGTTACAAAGTGTTCAAAGATCCAATACTCAAGAAGCCCATACCCCTCTTCGGTGAAATTCCCGAGTGGCTCAAAACACTCGCTATAAAACCCATAAAGAACATGAACATAGACTTCCTCATACTCAACGCAAAGCACATGCTCATACACCCCAGAACTAAGAACTGGAGCAAGATGAAGCAAGTTCTCAAGAAAGTATTTGAAGAAGAGGGCGTTACACTTCATTAAGGAGGTTGAGAGATGGCAGTACCGGTTCAGTTTAGAAAACCGCCTATGGGCGGTATAGGAAAGAAAGTTGCTTATTACCCTGGTTGTTCTCTTGAAGGTGCTGCAAGGGCTTACGACGTTTCCACCAGAATAGTAGCCAAAGAACTTGGTCTTGAACTTGACTACTTAGAAGACTACAACTGCTGCGGTGCTATGGAAACCAAGAACGTTTCCTTCTGGGGCACCATGCTCCTGAACGCAAGGAATATGTCCCTTGCAAGGCGACAGGGACACAACGTAATCGTAGCACCCTGTAACGGATGTTCCTTCTCACTTCAGAGAGTGGAGTACTTCCTCGAAACCGATAAGAATACCTTGGATAGGATAAATCAACTCCTCCAGGAAGCTGGAGAGAAGCCCCTTGACAACATACCCCACACCTATCACATACTCGAGTGGTTCTACCACGAAGCAGGACCAGAAAAGGTTAAAGAAAAAACCAAAAAGCCCTTAAGAGGTCTCAAAGTAGCAAGCTACTACGGATGTCTCTACACAAGACCTCACTTCTACGCGAGAACTTACTCCCACCTCGCACCTGAAGACGAAGAACAGGCAAGACCCAGAAAGAGAGAAACCGCGGACGACGACGAACACCCCTACTACATGGAAGCTCTGCTTGAGGCTGCAGGAGCTACTTCCGTTGAGATAGAACCCATGCACACTCAGTGCTGCGGAGGACCTCACTCCCTTTCAGACGAAGAAGTTTCCGAAAAGTTCGTGATGATGATACTCCAGACCGCGAAGAGAAACGGTGCGGATATAATAGCAACCGAATGCCCGCTCTGTCATGCTTCACTCGAAATGTACAGACACAGACTCATGCTTAAAGGTGTACCCGACGTTGACGTACCAGCAGCTTACTTTACGCAACTCCTCGGACTCGCATTCGGATACAGCGTAAACGATGTAAAACTCAAGGACAACCTCTCAGACCCTATTCCCGTTCTGAAGAGACTGGGACTTGCTTAATGTCTTTTGCCCGCCTTTTGGCGGGCTTTAAAAATAAAAAAAATTAATGGAGATATAAATAGAGGTAAAGGAAAATGTTGGAAAAGGAATTGAAAATAGTAATACTGATGACGAGCGGGCCGAAAACTCCTTGGCGTTGTGCTACGCCTTTTTATATAGCCACTCTTATGGCTGCTCAGGAAGCCGACGTGGAAATATTCTTCAACATGGACGGAACAAACCTAATAAAGAAAGGTGTTGCAGAAAAGATATGTCCTTCTCTGGAGGGGAACTGCTTTTCCGCCAACGGGCAGAAGCCTAAAACGGTTTACGATTTTATGAAAGACGCAAAACTGGCGGGTGTAAAATTTTACTCCTGTAAGCAGGCGGTGGACTCAATGGGGCTCACGGAAGAGGACCTCATACCGGAGCTTGACGGTATAGTGCCCGCAAGCGAGTTTGCACTGAGGGCTATGATGGCGGATAAGCTTATAACCTTCTAGTTTCAATAAATTTAAGGGAGGTGTGCTATGGCAGAAGTAAACGGGTGCCAACTGCCCGAGGATAGACTCTACTACATCAACCCAGATAAGAACGCCTTCATTTGGGCAAAGGAAGAGGACGGGGTGTTTACCATCGGGCTCACTTCAGTTGCAGCCGCTATGGCGGGAAGACTCGTCGCTTACACGCCCAAGAAGGTAGGAAAGGCTGTTAAAAAGGACAAGAGCGTGGCAACCATTGAAAGCGGAAAGTGGGTTGGACCCGTACCTTCTCCCTTTGACGGGGAAATCGTTGAAGTTAACGAAGCTCTAAAGGGAAATCCCGCTCTCGTGAACGACGATCCCTACGGACAGGGCTGGATAGCTAAGGTAAAACCTGCAAATCCCGAAGAAGCTAAGTCCGTTCTCGTTGACGCGAACAAAGCGGCTGAACTTCTCCAACCAATAGTTCAAGAAAAAGGAGTTAAGTGCGGTTAATTCCCCTTCTCTCTCCTTTTAAAACCTTTTGAGGGAGCGGTAATGAATGTATTCGGTGTAATACAGGAGCTTGACGTAGAACTTAATGAAAAATTAGTGGAAAAATTAATAGAAGGTTTTGAAATAAGAAAAAAGAATTTTGGAGATAAGGTATTCTTCTACTCCCCGGGTTTCAAACATTACGAAGTTGAAGACTTTTCAGTAAACTCCCCTCCCAAGTTCGTTGACATATCCGTTACGGGGAGAAATTGTGAACTTATGTGTGATCACTGTGCTTCTAAAATCCTGTGGCACATGATACCCGCAACGACTCCAGAAGAACTCGTGAAAGTTGGGGAAGATTTAAAGAAAAAGGGAATAGAAGGAGTTCTGATTTCAGGCGGTTCGGACAAAAACGGATTCGTTCCTCTCTGGGACTTCTTTGACGCTATGAAGTATTTGAAAGAAGAACTTGGTTTTCTCCTTACCTGCCACGTTGGACTCGTTGATGAAGATTACGTGGAAAAATTAAAGGAAGCGAACGTGGACGCTGTACTCCTTGACATTATCGGAGACAACGAAACTATAGCACAGGTCTACAAGCTTCCTCACAAAAGTGTTGAAGATTACGACCGCTCCCTTAGACTTCTGAAAGAAGCGGGACTCAGAATAGTTCCTCACGTGATTATCGGACTTCACTACGGAAAGATAAAGGGTGAATATAACGCCATAGATATGATCGCAAAGTATGAACCTGATGCCTTGGTACTAGTTGTGGTCATGCCCTACTACGGAAAGGCTAAGTTCCAGCTCCTTCCACCGCCTTCCAGTGAGGAAAGTGCACAAGTAATTCTCTACGCAAGAAAAGCCGTTCCGAATTCACCCGTGGTTATAGGCTGTGCAAGACCGGCGGGTGCGGACAGGGTAAAGCTGGACGCTTACTCGGTTTTAGCCGGTGTAAACGGTATAGCCTTCCCGGCTGAAGGAATAGTTACTTACTCAAAATCCCTCGGACTCGAACCTGTGGTATCACCCAACTGTTGTTCTACAGTGTACTCCATGGTTTTCCAAACTATGGAAACTCAGTGATAAACTTATTCTGGTTATGAAATTAGGAGTTCTCGGTTCTACGGGTTCTGTTGGCTCTCAAACTCTTCAGGTTTACGAGAATTTCAGGGATGAAATAGAACTTGTAGGGATACTTGCAAATAGAGCATCGGAAAAGCTTCTCCAGCAGGCAAAAAAGTATAAACCCAAGTACGTGGTTTCTTACCAGGAGCCTGCAAAGGAGTGGCTGGAGAGTCTGCCCGAAGGCGTTAAATACCTCAAGGGTGACGAAGGACTAAAAGCGATAATAGAAGAGTCAGAAAGGTTAATGAACGCAATTTCGGGAATTTACGGCATAAAACCCGCCTACGAAGTTATAAAGGCTGGAAAAACATTACTCGCCTCCAATAAGGAGTCTATACTCTGTCTGGGTGAGATTATAAGGAAGAACAGGGAAAGGGTTATTCCCGTGGACAGTGAGCACAACGCCCTGTTTCAGCTTCTTAGTTCTGTCAAAAGGGAAGAAGTAAAGCATGTATATCTGACAGCTTCCGGTGGTCCTTTCAAGGACAAAAGCCTTGAGGAACTGAAAACAGCAAGTGTTGAAGAAGCACTAAGGCACCCCCGCTGGAACATGGGGGCGAAGATAACGATTGACTCTGCAACGCTCATGAACAAAGGTTTTGAAATGCTCGAAGCCCACTTTTTATTTGACTTTCCCATAGAAAACATAAAGGTGGTTATCCACCCGCAGAGCTTTGTCCACGGGATATTGGAACTCATTGACAACAGCTTCCTGATGCACACGTCCCAAACGGACATGAAAATCCCAATAATGCACGCTCTATTTTACCCAAAGAGGAAAGAGTATCCCTTTAAGAAAGTTTCACTTCTTGAACTATCTCCCATAACCTTTGAGAAGGTTGATACTACAAAGTTTAAAGCCATTGACTTGGCTAAGTGGGCGGGTTTTATGGGTGGCGTGTACATTCCAGTGCTCGTGGGAGCGGATGAAGAAGCCGTGAACCTGTTTCTGAATAAGAAAATCGGATTTCTGGACATAGTTGACCTTATAGAGCAGGCTTTAAGTGAGGTTAACATCAAAGACCCTCAAAGCGTTGAAGAAATATTGGAAGCGGTTGAGTGGGGAAGACAAAAGGTCAGGGAGATTTACGAGAGAAAGTATGCAGGTAAAGGATAGAGAGGACGCCCCAAAAGGCAGAGGAAAGCAGTAAGAAGTTGTGAACTATGAAGCCTATCTTGAGTCCTTCCTTTACTTCAAGACCAAGAAGCTTTAAAGGAAGTAAAAATCCGGCTTCGTAGGTTCCGTATCCCATAAAACTGTGGAGTGGTAGAATAGAGGAGAGCTCACCGCCGAGAAAACCAAGGGTGTATTCAAACAAGTTCAGTCTTACAAGGGATTCAACTAAAATGTATGTTGAAAGAGCTTTAAGAAAGAAGGAAATCCCTGATAAGGTAAAAAGGTAAAGGGAAAGTTTTACACTGAGTTCTCTCCTTAAGAAGTTCTTTAAATCCGTTAATTTCCATATTTCGGGAATTAGATTTACGAGGAAAGGAATTAAAAGGGCAAGGAAAAAGCCTACAAAAAGTCCAAGAAGGGCAAAAAATGTCCCTTCTTTTGCGAGCAAATAACTTATAAAAACTACGAAAATTAATGCCAGAAGGTCGTAAAGCCTCCCTATAGTGAAACTCCAGAGGGAGTACTTGAAGTTTATCCCGAGTTTTTTAGCGTAATAAAACCAGCTTAGCTCCCCGCTTCTTGCGGGAAGTACGTTGTTCAAAAACAGATTTGCAGAATTTAAGAAAAAACTTTCTTTTAAAGGAAGGGAAAGGAGGAGACTCCACCTCACACTTCGTGTGAACTGACTCAGAGAATATAGCAAAAATGAGAGAATTAAGGTTTCAGTTTTTATACTTTTCAGTGAGATGAGAAGTTCATTTAAAGGGAGAAAGTAAAAGATTAAGGAAAGG
The genomic region above belongs to Aquifex aeolicus VF5 and contains:
- a CDS encoding lysylphosphatidylglycerol synthase transmembrane domain-containing protein; protein product: MKIFLSLFISLLFLSLIFYFLPLNELLISLKSIKTETLILSFLLYSLSQFTRSVRWSLLLSLPLKESFFLNSANLFLNNVLPARSGELSWFYYAKKLGINFKYSLWSFTIGRLYDLLALIFVVFISYLLAKEGTFFALLGLFVGFFLALLIPFLVNLIPEIWKLTDLKNFLRRELSVKLSLYLFTLSGISFFLKALSTYILVESLVRLNLFEYTLGFLGGELSSILPLHSFMGYGTYEAGFLLPLKLLGLEVKEGLKIGFIVHNFLLLSSAFWGVLSILYLHTFSRKSP
- the dxr gene encoding 1-deoxy-D-xylulose-5-phosphate reductoisomerase, producing the protein MKLGVLGSTGSVGSQTLQVYENFRDEIELVGILANRASEKLLQQAKKYKPKYVVSYQEPAKEWLESLPEGVKYLKGDEGLKAIIEESERLMNAISGIYGIKPAYEVIKAGKTLLASNKESILCLGEIIRKNRERVIPVDSEHNALFQLLSSVKREEVKHVYLTASGGPFKDKSLEELKTASVEEALRHPRWNMGAKITIDSATLMNKGFEMLEAHFLFDFPIENIKVVIHPQSFVHGILELIDNSFLMHTSQTDMKIPIMHALFYPKRKEYPFKKVSLLELSPITFEKVDTTKFKAIDLAKWAGFMGGVYIPVLVGADEEAVNLFLNKKIGFLDIVDLIEQALSEVNIKDPQSVEEILEAVEWGRQKVREIYERKYAGKG